The genomic region TGCTAGTAGAGCGGAGAGtactttggtgaaaaaaataattttatttgtttacaattggactgcaaaaaattaaattgagctCGACATGCTTAAGGTACTTCCCAGCATCACTTTAGGAAGCAACGCAAGTGCAAAATGTGGAGAAATCCATTGTCACAGTTCCACGGAATTTACCATACTATGTACTCTATGCGAACTAAAGTCATTCGATTACGAACATTTCATGTTGCACTGTAAAAACGTACACTTCGAAAATGATTTGTTGAGGACAGAGGAAGCCTTTGTGAAAGATGAGCCCATCATTGAAGATAACAGTATTGACCATGACTTCATGGATGAGTCTGACTTTGACATTTCTGATGAAGAGGACGATCATTCTGGGTTACGTGTAATGAAATGGGATCAGAAAAACACCTTATCGGAGTCTCTGAACAGTGGACACAGAAATTATGCTGAAACAAATCCTGATGATGAAGATTACCTGCCAGCTTCGGATCAACAAAAGGTATGCTCTCTTTCAAAAGAATACAAGGAGTAAGTTTTGTAAATGTTAATTTGAACATTCCAACAGAAACGAAATAGGGACCGCCATTCTCAAGCGTACAAGTGTGAAGTGTGTTCGCGTACGTACAAAAGTCAACACAATTTGCGTTTGCATTTGGAAAAATCACATAATCCGGTTACAGAGAAGGTTGTAGTTATACAAATGCAAAAATGCGAAGAATGTACGGAAGAATTTAAGACATTGCGTAGCTTAGAAGAGCATTGCATATCAAAACATGGAGGAATGAAATGTACATATTGTGATAAGAGATGTACTTCAAGAACAAATCAGCAACGTCATATGGAAACTCATACGCATGGAACGGAGCGAAGCTTTGTCTGCGATTACGAAAATTGTACGAAACGTTTCTTTACACGTCGACAATTTCAAGCACACAAGCGCACCCACACCAAAGGCAAGAACTTTATTTGTGATATATGTGGCTATTCTTGCCGAGTACCTGAAATGCTTAAGGTGCACTATCGTTCACACACGGGAGAAAAACCTTTTGCTTGTGATGAATGCGGAAAATGCTTTGTATCTAAATCGGCAGTTAGAGAGCACAAAGCATCGCACGGTACTGAACGGCCACATATGTGTAAGGTATGTGGGCGATCATTTGCTCGCGCTAAATCTCTGTATCATCATAATTTCTTGCATCTCGAAGAGAAGAAATTTAAATGCAAGTTATGTGGGCAAGCATATGCGCAATTGGCTGGGCTGGCCGGTCATATGAGGAGACACCGCGAGGATGGCCTTTGCTGatcagatattcatcaaattTCGTCAAACTTTGTTcaccttaaaaaattttaactttaattttgattgaaactttttattacatatgtacatatataaaatatgcaaCCTAGTCAGGCGTTATACAAAAATTCATGTACATGGTTTCTGCAAACGTAAGTATACATtggtaatattaaaacaaaaacaaaaaaaattgaaaacaactttttaaaaataagttaagTGTTAAGATATTCGTATGAGCATACATGTGATTGTGTATGAACATGCACccacaaaatacaaatttaaacatTAAATCTTACCTAGCAAcaagtttttgcattttatatttaGAACAGTCGAGAACAATTAATTCATTCCTTCGCATGTAAACTCATTACGGTAAATTAATGATTGAATTTAGCCAATGTTTTAGTATGAATGGGAAATCTCAGATACGCATATCTACCGTCCTCAAGCagcatacaaaatataaacatacaaaatacgatagcatatacatatgtacatatgtaccatatgtatgtagtaagctCACTTGAAAACGTTTTCTCGGTATGGAGTTGAGAAGTATCgaagataatataaatgatGAGATCCAAAGTTTATCAATTTTACCTTTGCAGAAGTGCAGAATTGTAATAGaaattttacattcaaaatttGCAAACAAGTCTACAGTGGTCGGACCGCCTTACAAGCTCACATATTGACTCACACCACTGCCTTCAACTATAGCTGTGACTATGAGAACTGCGGTAAGGCGTATAGAAGTATAAAGCAATTATCTGTGCACAAGCGTGCCCATGATATCGAACGGCAATTGATATGCGAAATATTCGGCTATATTACAAATGTTGGATGCAATTTTATTGTTAACCAGCGCCGGCATACTGGCGAAAAACCTCATAAGATTCTACATTCAAAATACAAGAGATATAGGTATGTGTCAAATTTGTGGCAAAACTTACGCACAAGCAGCAGGTTTATGTGCCCATAAACGAATTCATCAATAAGGGCGATCAAGGTATCTCCATTCCCATGGCACCCGGTtcaacgttaccggaatgactcgggtttttccccgaCCAagagctgccgccccagtaaactagccctgtctagtaaacagtatatcaccccaccccttacgtcacaggagcaactcctcgcagcaaccttgctccaaatacttctcctcagggctggagtTGAATCCAACCTTGGGCCAGAAAtattctattgctgcgtctgccataaacggctccacccgaactccacctcggttaggtgcaacaagTGCAACTGGTGgagccatcttaagacctgttcaggccttaagacacatAGGGAGTGcaccacacggtatgtggcctcgTGTTGCTCCCGACAGCAGGCGTCTAATGCCTCGACGGCTACTacccccctgataggccggcactaccaaccgccaccacaaccagTACCTCTACGGTAAGGAGCCTATCGGGGCAACACCACTCCCTTGACATAACCCATCCCCTTTcctcctgctccaaccccagtgcggggacaaaccagcagctcctggtcccccgtaatacctcggaatctggcaTCAGTCAAGTGCAATTCTTGCTGTAGAGccctgcacccgcaaccgccacCCATGGCGCGGCCGCCCGCCATCATCAGGAGGCAACAGCAACAGCGGATTGCACAGCAGGCCTATCGTAGGCAACCCCATGCGTCCCTCATCCTCCGAGCTAGAACGACATCACCCAGAAGCTTTAAGCTTCTTCAATTTAACTGTAACGGACTCACGAGCAAGGTCGGCGAGATAGTTGACTTcatgagccggcacagtatcaagatagctgcgctccaggaaaccaagctgcacgctaggtcctctctgatcaccagggatggttATAACGAGCACAGAcatgatcgcgagcgagacaatggtggtggcctagcgtttatagtccacaccacagtgcagtatcgtctcattgaCGAaggacctatgctatcgcttgcatcagaccacttgcccattatcgtctcgattgagagacctgccgactttgtttcagCGAACCACCGGCCCtactttaactttaaaaaagctaattgggccggcttcacggaatttactgaggacaccttcgccgctcttcccatccccacagatgtgcgcgcaggcgaacgcgcattccgcaaggtgctcacagctgctgcggctcgcttcatcccaGCTGGAAGTTTTAAGGACAtccgtcctcatttcccagccgaagcagccagcttgGCAAACGAGCATGACCACCTATGCCAGGCCGATCCAGGGATCatcgcataagggatctcaatttggagatccggcaactggtagacCAACACAAGCGGTCTAAATGGtttgagcacctgaagacctgtaACCTTACCTCTGGGGAACCTCATGAGGTTCAtggggccatcaacaaatcgAAAACATCCAAAGCCATTagccctgacggactaaacgcgctgatgctaAGGCACCTGGGACCTTTGGGAGTAGGAttcctcacaagggtcttcaatctgtccctgaccactctcatcatccctgtcAAGTAGAAAGCAGGGCGAGTGGTCCCACTACCGagacctgggaaacccgccaaccaaggggaatcttatcgtccgataactctcctttccccagtagtgaagacacttgaagccctcctactcccactcttcacgaaacacctggccccagccccacatcagcacggcttccgacgagtgcatagcaccaccaccgcactcaccgccataaacgcccaaataaaccgcgggcttaaccaaaaccgcccctgcgagaggactgtcctagtagcgttggacctgaagaaggctttcgacacagtctgtcattccacgctactagatgatatttatcagtcgacactctcccagggctgaagaggtggtccgcaaactatctgagcggtcgtcactcgtcagtgacTTTTCAGGATCAAACATCAAAGCAAAGGAAGATAAAGCAAGGTGTActgcagggtggtgtcctttctcccttgctgttcaacttctatatctcgaagctcccccaaccaccagcgggagtttccctggtctcatacgctgacgactgtacgataatggcgtcgggcaatgacatcgatggcctgtgttccaaagtgaacaactacctcaccgacctttctcgctttttcactgcgaggaatctacaactttcccccactaaatccacggcaaccctcttcaccacctggacaaaggagatcaaactgtcccttaaggtaaaagtcgatgacacaccaataccgacagtaaacaaccccaaaattttgggtgtaacctttgacagtttgctctccttctcagcgtacacaaccgcaattgccactaaagtccaaaaccgcTACAAGGTCCTcgaatcgcttgccggcagcacttggggcaaagacaaagaactgttgctatcgacatttaaagcaattgttcggccggttctaaactatgcaacgcctgtctggtcgcctggaaccagtgacacGCATTGGACAAAgcttcagacatgccaaaataccacaaatgctccaagtaatggagcataacaaactgctcagcaagcagttcctgctgggatgttaccgcaggtttcacccctgcagacacctgcttgagcctgagccgcctcccaggcacgtcaggagacatctcttaGACTACGCTGATGAAATcaaggacaaaactgaccgcaatctactggacctgacagtatttagacagtcaataaacgacattcaccgggagaccgtcaccaccttcttaaactcccgtcctgtgaatgccgtaatcggagtccaaccaccacctacagcagatgaagagctccagcttcctcgtgagactcgtgtaacactggcacaattacctGCTGGATAtggtagcaggttaaactcctacctatccagaatcgaccccgacataccaaacatatgtccggcatgtgaaggcacctcgcacgacactaaccaccttttcacatgccccctaaaaccgactcatctaacacccctctccctctggacccatcccatcgaaacagcatgtttcctgggcctacccctagatgagctagacaaaGACGACAGGTGATATACCCGACACTGGCGGGgctactattactgttaacaaacaaacaatcaaGGTATCTCCGACGTTTTTCTAAACCTCATGTCTCGGCAGATGTTAACTTATTATCAGttctttattatttagtaaTAAAATGTAGGTACAACAGTTTTCGAAGAGTTACTGCTGGTAGTTTTTTCGTTCATGATAAGGCATATTTCCTGAATTTCCTAAACACTTTAGTAATTCATTCggacatttaaacatttttttattttatttttttatttttttgaagcaatgCTGTTGAACGGAGAAAGTAGTAAATTCAAAGCCAAATAGCTTTTTAACGTTAAGTGGTGAGATTTACTCCAAATAAGTATGGCACTGTGGATATTTTAGTAAGCTATCATACATTACGAAAAAGTTGTATTATTCCTAGGTATGTATGCCTGTGGTTACGCTTAAAAAAATAGCTTGCATTTGTCTTATGGCCTCTGGTGTCGATACAGCACgcttgactgcgctttgtatgtgttagtgcagtcgggtggcgtcgtgtcacacatacttgttgtcggtaaaaatcaaaaattttagatattagcgtcaagcacccgacacgcaagTTAGTGTAACAGAAAACACACTACTGTACCGATTACATCATCCAATGTATGATACGGAATCagtagtttacataaaaatattcctaatcagtagtttacataaaaatattcctattcagtagtttacataaaaatattcctattcagcaaatagtaaacaaaataaacattatcAGCAAATAGTATATTTCTATTATCAgcaaacaattaacaaaagaaacCAGAGCCTATAAATAGACGATTAAGCATAGAAATAAGTCAGTCTTATAATATACTGAAGCATGTGTACTTCAGTTTATAATTGACATAAGTACATATTGATACAAATAAACtatatctttttatttaaacatcaaAAGTACTTATTTAATTGGGGGCTCAACCGGGATTAATAAGTGAATAAAAGGAACTcctaaaaaatcaaattccaCACGTCCTGAAAAAGAGGACAaggagaaccaaaaataaaactggACCTCTTCCGCAAAAAGCGATTACAAGTGTTTGACCAAAGCAGAGGAATCATAATGGAAGCAAGGTTAGTAACCTTGGAACAAGGCTATGCCACTGTAGAAGCAAAATTAGCCCAGCTGCAGCAAGCGCAAGTACCTAATATCGAAGAATTCCAACCGATAATTCCCAGGATAAACaatgcaaatgaaataaatttgagaCTATTCGAACGGCTACCAGTGTTCAACGGAGACACATCCAAATACAGGACATGGAGGGCAACCATTATATCAGCAATGAGTCCCATAGAAGCCTTTCGTGATACCAAACCATATTACGATGCATTATTTATAATACGTCACACGAAGATCGAAGGAGAACCAGCAACTCTTCTACAGAATCATGGCACAGTATTTCACTTACAAGCAATACTCAATCGCCTAGATTACAGCTACGCCGATACTAGAAGCTATAACGCCCTTATAGAGGAAATGAAAAGACAAATACAAGGAAGACAGACACTATCCGAATTCCATAGCAAGATCTGTCAAATCTTTAATTTAGCAATGACTAAATGCGAAATTGATTACCCAGGGAATACTCACTCTCTACAGCAAGTCACAAAAGAAATGGCCATAGATTGCTTCCGCAATGGCATAAATGATGAATTTACTCAACACACATTATATGCAGCAAAACCAAGAGATTTAGAAAGTGCATACGGAGATTCTTTATAAAAGGCAGAACAATCCGATACGACGAGAAGCATATAACTACCCCAAACACCCACAAAACGAAAGGAGGTATAACCAGGAGTTCAACCTATTCCCCATAAGGAAAGACCAAACCCGACACCAATGGACGTGGATACATCAATAGGAAGATTCCGGCAACCCACGAATAATCAGCATCAACAACAGCAATCGTATCAACAGAATCCCTTCAGAAACAACtatgaacgacaaagagcaggATACGCACCTTTCAATCCCAATAGAGGAGAACCATTTAAACGAAACCACCAACCAACGTCATCCAGATATAATATAGCACCGCAGAAGCTACAAAGGATCAACCAAATAACGGATAATAATAGTGATCAGTCATTAAAGGTAAATATAGATGAAAGTGAATTTGAAAATAGAGCTACTTTTTTAGACGAGTAAATAATCTGCCGTGTCTTCAGATTATTTTGcatgataataaaaaactattggTTTTAATAGACACAGGTTcgacattaaattatattaggaaaaatattccaaatggaAAGACCTTCCCAGTTAAACAATTTGTTAGTAGAACTCTGAATGGTTCAAACACAATAAACTCAGCCAAGAAGATAAGAATGCTAGGACAAGAATTAGTATTTTTTGAAATCGAAGAATTAAAAGAATTCGATATGATATTAGGAGAACAATCCTTGAGAGAAATGAAAGCTAAGATAGATCTGTTCGAATATAAAATGATGTATGTCAGGAGAACAGaacagaagaaaaaagaaatggatGTCAGTCAAGTAAATTTCACAATAGATGagagcaaatataaaaaagaggttgaagaaattatgagaattaatgAGGAAACAAATCCTATTTTACCATTTACGACAACAATTGAAGCAACGATCCGCACTAAAACTGAAGAGCCAATATGGACGAAACAGTACCCTTACCCCTTTTCagacaataattttataaataaagaaataaacaaaatgctagagaataatataattaaaccCAGTAAAAGTCCCTATAACTCACCCGTATGGACAGTACCAAAGAAAGGAACTGACGAGTTAGGAAACCCTAAGAGAAGAATGGTCATAGACTTCCAGAAATTGAATAGCGAAACCATTACCGATAGATATCCCATACCTGATGTCAACATGACAATACAGAATTTGGGGAAAGCAACTGTTTTTACAACCCTAGATTTGGAAGCAGGTTTCCATCAGATAAAAATCAAGGAGTCAGACACCGAAAAGACAGCCTTTAGCATAAACGGAGCAAAATATGAATTCTTAAGGCTGCCGTTTGGACTAAAGAACGCACCTTCAATATTTCAAAGATGCGTAGATGACATATTAAGGAATTACATAGGAAAATTCGTGCATGTATATATAGACGATGTGTTAATATATTCATCCTCACACGATGAACATATGGAACACATAAGAATTGTTGTAAATGCACTGCGTCAAGCAAATATGAAGATTTCATATGAAAAAtctcattttttcaaaaacagcaCTGAATATTTAGGACATATTATTAAACATAACAGAATAACCGTAGACCCACAAAAAATTGAGACCATAAAAAATTACCCTGTGCCTATGAATCTGAAAGAATTAAGATCATTTTTAGGACTAGCAGGATATTATAGAAAGTTCATCAAAGACCACGCCAAGATTACCAAACCCCTAACATTGTTTTTACGAGGAGAAAACGGTCTCgtaaagaaaaatcaaagtgaaaaaatgcaaataaaattagatgAGGAAGCCATAAAAGCgatgaatatattaaaaaaggaattacaAGCACAAGTCGAACTCTTTCAACCCGATTTCAATAAACCCTTTGATTTAACTACGGACGCAAGTAATTTTGCCATAGGAGCTGTGTTATCCCAAGGTAGAAATCCCATTTGTTTTATATCCAGAACACTAAGCGAGACGGAACAAAAATATAGCACAAACGAAAAAGAGTTATTAGCCATAATTTGGGCACTACAAAAGTTCAGGAACTATTTATATGGACGATCAGACCTTACAATCTACACGGATCATCAGTCCTTAACCTACTCTATTTCAGAAAAGAACcctaataataaactaaaaaggtGGAAAAACCAAATAGAAGAATACGGTGCCAAACTAGTATACAAACCAGGTTCTCAAAACATCGTTGCAGATGCACTAAGTCGGcaacaaattaatcaattaacCGACTCAGAATCGCAGCACTCTCAACTCAGCTCACCCACTGAAACCATAAGAAGGGTAGGCACTAGCTTAAAccattttaaaaatcaaattattatcCAAACTAACAATGGATTAGTAAGAAtagaaagtaaaaatatattcggGAAATTTAGACACACCATATACTTCACCACTATAGAACAATTGATAAGTGATATTAAAGGCGTACTACACCCAAACAATATTAACGCCATAATCACTACCGAAGAAATTCTATATCAAATAAAAACCACACTAGTACAAACTTTCCCAACCACTACTTTTGTAATAGCAAATGCATTAGTCAGAGAcatcagagaacgttaaatatagagaattctcacgagctacgaatggtgtgaattgtcaaaaatgaagtgaaacggcGAACACTGTTTCACCTCGCTAAACTCGaaggcggggaagttcttaacagagctgattacagtgaattacgtacaagtacattggctctgctcagtttttggtttctgtatgaaatcaaattgacgaatgccgacggcattttgcaaggcatttgcttgtgcatttttatgttccc from Anastrepha obliqua isolate idAnaObli1 chromosome 2, idAnaObli1_1.0, whole genome shotgun sequence harbors:
- the LOC129238933 gene encoding zinc finger protein 91, whose product is MLKVLPSITLGSNASAKCGEIHCHSSTEFTILCTLCELKSFDYEHFMLHCKNVHFENDLLRTEEAFVKDEPIIEDNSIDHDFMDESDFDISDEEDDHSGLRVMKWDQKNTLSESLNSGHRNYAETNPDDEDYLPASDQQKKRNRDRHSQAYKCEVCSRTYKSQHNLRLHLEKSHNPVTEKVVVIQMQKCEECTEEFKTLRSLEEHCISKHGGMKCTYCDKRCTSRTNQQRHMETHTHGTERSFVCDYENCTKRFFTRRQFQAHKRTHTKGKNFICDICGYSCRVPEMLKVHYRSHTGEKPFACDECGKCFVSKSAVREHKASHGTERPHMCKVCGRSFARAKSLYHHNFLHLEEKKFKCKLCGQAYAQLAGLAGHMRRHREDGLC